CAAAAGCAGGCATACGTGCAGCGGTGAGAAGAGAACGCCGACGAAGCCGCATACCAGGCCCAGAATCAAATAGGGCAACACTGCGGTATTGGCTGACGAGGCCTGGATCAGGGAGATCAGGATAGGGAACGTTGTACCGACAAAAGCGATGGTTATCCCCGAAACCAGGCCAACCAACATGGGAAGCGCAACGGCCACGATCACCAATGGGATCCCCCATCTTAAAAGATCGTTGCTCACAGCGACCACGGCCTGGCTATCCTCCAAAATTCCTTTGAAGATCAGAATTGAGGCGACCATATAAAATAGGCTCCCCAATTTGCGGTTAACCAGTATCTTCCGGCGTATGGTTGCCGAAACGCCATTTGTATACCAAACCAGCAGTATTGCCAGCACCAAAGCGATGATGAGCCCGGCCTCCTTGGCAATGTCGCTAAACAGGTTCAGCCGGGAAAGTCCGTATCCAATTGCAAAGCCAAGCCCAATAACCATCCAAACCGGCGTTAACTCAACAAAAAAAGGCCATGGGGAACGATTGACGGTAGATTTGTCATTCCAGGATTTTTGGTTGGAAAAGGAAAGCTTTCCCCGCAAGGGCCAATAGCCAACGATGACAGCCACAATGGTCATGGGAAAAGACTTCAATACGAGAGACCAGAGGTTGAAGCCACTAATGGCGGCAATCAAGAGAATGCCAGGATAAAGGGGCCACCAATACTCCCAGATATGACGGAACCAGTAGTTGACATAGCTGAGGTCAGCCGCGCTCAATTGTTCATGGTCACCCAGATTTTTTACCATCGGTGCTGAAAAAATGGCACCTCCAGGCATGGGCAGCAGCCCGATCAAAGCGGGAAAAACGATAATGCTGATCGCCTGGATATGTATCAATCCCTGAAAACGGTCCAACAGGCGCTGCATCTGCCCGGCAGCCTCCAGGCTATGGCTGAGGACGAGAATCAGGCTGACCACCGCGGCCAGGCTGAGGGTTTTTGGATGGGAAAGCGCTATGGCGGATGATCGCAGAATGTCCCAGGGTGTCATTCCGAAAAGAACGCCCAAGACAAAGGCGCCCAAACTGAAACAATGCCCCAACGACAGTTTGCGATGAATGCTCACAAGAATGACGGCAAATACGATGAAAATTCGGACAAAGGCCGGAATGGTGGTTACGAAGTTCATGGGGGGGTAGGCGTTATACTGCTGCTAACAATCTTGCGTCCTAGATGCCAACGGTTTCTTGAAAAGGTTGATCAGGCCACCTGTGGCCACACACCCGAAAGGAAGGTGGGGGATTCGTAGGAACGGCTTCCAGCCGCGATTCGTTCGGAACCATCGCGGCTGGAAGCCGCTCCGCAAAACTGACCTTTGGTAGATGCCACTTCCTCAGAAGCCCGAGATCTCCCGCTAAACACCAGACGGGATAAGAAGGCTTGCGATTCCCGAGGAACGGAGGCGTATCATGAATACTCCGCAGTGACGAGGGATGAGCGTAACGCCGATATCGGGTTTTTCACGAACCCGTCACTATCCGCATTTGGTAAACCCACAGAAGTGACACGTCATACACCCTTCCTCGAAGCTGACCGTCTGCCCGCATTCGGGGCAAACCTCGCCAATCAGGCAGCCACCCTTCCTTTTCGCCCGCTCGTCCTTCAAATAGCGTTTTTCCAGCACCCGGGCAATGGCATCGGGGATGGAGAGGACCAGACCGCCCTTCTGGAAAACGGGGTGCTCGCCGCCGATGCCCTTGAGCTGTTCGACCACCTTGTCCACCGTCACCCCGGAGCGAAACGCCAGGGAAACCAACCGGCCGATGGCCTCGGTCTTGGCAGTGGTGGAGCGGCCCGACTTGCCGATAGTGGCAAAGACCTCGAAGGGCTTGCCCTGGTACTCGGTCACCGTGACGTACAACTGCCCCAATCCGGTCTTCACCCGGGTGGTGAAACCATCCAGGGTATCGGGTCGCTTGCGCACGGCCGTCATGAAGGCGTCTTCTTCCTTCTTTGCCGACGAAAAAGAGAGCACCTGGTTCTCCTTGCTGCCGTCCCTGTAAATGGTAACGCCCTTGCAGCCCAGTTGCCAGGCTAAATCGTAGATCTTGCGCACGTCTTCCACCGATGCGTCCCGGGCCAGGTTGACCGTTTTGGATACGGCATTGTCGGTGTGCTTCTGGAAGGCCGCCTGCATGCGCAGATGCCACTCCGGGGAGATATCGTGGGCGGTGACGAAAACATTTTTGACGTCCTCGGGAACCTCTTCCATGTGGGCGATGGTCCCGGCACCGGCGATAGCCTCCATCAGCGCTTCGGAGTAAAAACCCTGCTGCCGGGCCACCGCTTCGAAATACGGGTTGACCTCCATGAGCTTGTCGTTATCCATGACGGTCCGCACGAAGCTCAGGGCAAAAAGCGGTTCGATGCCCGACGAGCAGTTGCTGATAATGCTCAGGGTCCCGGTGGGGGCGATGGTCGTGGTGGTGGCATTGCGATAGACCTTTTGGCTGTCGCCGCCAAAACAGCTCTTCTCCCAGTTGGGAAACACTCCGCGCTGTTGGGCCAATTCCAGGGAGGCATTATGGGATTCGGCCTGGATGAACCCCATCACCTCCTCGGCCACCTCCAGGGCCCTTTCGCTGTTGTAAGGGACCTGCAGTTGAAACAGCAGGTCGGCAAAGCCCATGATCCCCAGACCGATCTTGCGGTTGCCCTTGACCACGCTGTCGATTTCCGCCAGTGGGTAGCGGGACATGTCGATGGTGTTGTCCAGAAAGCGCACCGCCGTCCACACGGTCTCTTTCAACGATTCGTAATCGATGCGGGCCGCTTCTGCGCTGCCGGTCACGAACTTGGCCAGGTTGATGGATCCCAGATTGCAGGCCTCCATGGGCAACAGCGGCTGTTCGCCGCACGGATTGGTGCTTTCGATTTCTCCCAACTCGGGGGTGGGGTTGTCGCGGTTGATGCGATCGAGAAAAACGATGCCCGGGTCACCGTTCTTCCAGGCCTGCTTGACCAGGTCCGCATACACCTCCCGGGCATTGAGCCTGGCGACCGACTGCCGGCCCCGGGGATCGATCAGATCGTATTCGGCATCGGCCTGCACCGCCTCCATGAACGCCTCGGTGATGCCCACGGAGATGTTGAAGTTGTTCAACTCGGTGTTGGTGGCTTTGCAGTGGATGAACTCCATGATGTCCGGATGATCGACCCGCAGGATGGCCATGTTGGCCCCCCGCCGGGTGCCGCCCTGTTTGACCTGTTCCGTGGCGGTATTGAAAATCTTCATGAACGAGATGGGGCCGGAGGCGATGCCGCCAGTGGTCCCCACCATGGAATTCTTGGGCCGCAAACGGGAAAAGGAGAAGCCGGTGCCGCCGCCCGATTTATGGATGATGGCGGCATTTTTCAGCGCAGAGAAAATGCCCTCCATGCTGTCTTCGACCGGCAGCACGAAACAGGCAGCCAGCTGGCCCAGGCGCCGGCCGGCATTCATCAGGGTCGGCGAGTTGGGCAGGAACCTGAACTCCGTCATCAGGTTGTAAAAGGTTTCGGTGACCTGGCGGATGTCGGCGTTTTCATCGTAATTCTTCTCCGCCTCGGCGATATGCCGGGCCACCCGGTGAAACATCCGGGCCGGCGTCTCCTGGATCCGTCCGTCGGTATCTTTTTTCAGATAGCGCCGTTCCAGGACGGTTTTGGCATTGGGAGAAAGATCGATTCCGTTGCGCACGAACATGTCCCGGGTCAGCCGGATCGCACCGCCGGCGTTCAGCCCGTACTCGGCCAGTTTGGCCTTGATCATCTCGTCCACCATGGGAGACGTGATGTGCCTCAAGTCCATGCGGTCGATGGTGGACCGGATGAACCGGGCGATCTCCTCGGCTTGGCTTTTATTGACGGCATTGGCGCCGATGAGGCTCTTGCAGAACACCTGGTCATCCCAGACATGGGTGCTCAGGTCCACGTTTCCATCGTCAACGACGAGAATTTTCGGTTTCTGGGTCATGGGGAATTACGGCTCCGTGAGTCGATAAGGTATTGTTTGACGGTTGTGCGGTTCGGCAGCGCTTGACATCCAATCCAACCCCGCGGCCCACATTAGAAACCGCCCGGGACCCTGTGGTGCCGGTAAGTGGCGTTTTTCTGGTGTGGGGATTCGGCACGGCACGCGGGGAAAAGAGAATCTGCCGTTGTCTGGGTTGAAGCGTGGAAGCTGTCGATGCCGCAACGCAACCGTACCGCTGCATGGATACCCATTCTCACACTATATATAGTAAGTCAAGCCGCTTTTTAACACAACATCTACCCTCGGACTGTTTTTGACAGACACCTCGATCTTGGCGAAATCGGGGCCGGTTTTGCCGTCCGGATCGGTTTTTTCTGCAAACACAAACACTTGGACATTGGGCTGCCGATCCGGCAAAGCCACTACATATGGAAAAAGTCGCTTGACAGACAACAACATCTTGTTGTAATTTGGCCATCACAGTCTTGCTGCCCATAAGGCTGGAATTCCATCAGATTTGCGGAATGACCGATGTGTTGCACACCTTGAAAAAATGCCGGCTGCGGCATTTTTTCGTCGTTTGAATCAACCACAACCCAATAGCGCTTCCGAGGAGAGCTTCGTGATCGAACAAATCAAAAAGCGTGACGGCCGAATTGTTGAATTCGATTCCTCCAAAATCACAGCAGCCATTGCCAAGGCCGGTCAGGCGACCAATGAATTCGGGGAGCGGGACGCCAAGAAGATGACCCTGCGCGTCCTTACCCTGGCCCATGAACTGCGGCTGGGCGCCTCTCCCGAGGTGGAAGAAATCCAGGACATCGTGGAGCGGGTCCTGCTGGACTCTCCTTACTACAAGACCGCCAAAGCCTATATCATCTATCGGGAACAGCATGCCCAGATCCGGCGCATCGCCACCGAGGCCCAGGTGGACCTGGTGGAGCACTACATCCGCAAGCTGGACTGGAAGATCAAAGAGAACAGCAATATGTGCTATTCCCTCCAGGGGCTCAACAATTACATCTCCTCGGATGTGACGTCGGAGTACTGGCTGAGCAAAATCTATCCGCCGGAAATCCGAAGGGCCCATACCGACGGCGACCTGCACATCCATGACCTCAGCCTCCTGTCGGTCTACTGCGTGGGCTGGGATCTTACCGATCTGTTGCGCAACGGGTTCAAGGGCGTCGAGGGCAAAGTGGAAAGTGCACCGCCCAAGCACCTGCGTTCGGCCCTGGGCCAGATCGTCAATTTTTTCTACACGCTCCAGGGGGAAGC
This window of the uncultured Desulfosarcina sp. genome carries:
- a CDS encoding DUF401 family protein, yielding MNFVTTIPAFVRIFIVFAVILVSIHRKLSLGHCFSLGAFVLGVLFGMTPWDILRSSAIALSHPKTLSLAAVVSLILVLSHSLEAAGQMQRLLDRFQGLIHIQAISIIVFPALIGLLPMPGGAIFSAPMVKNLGDHEQLSAADLSYVNYWFRHIWEYWWPLYPGILLIAAISGFNLWSLVLKSFPMTIVAVIVGYWPLRGKLSFSNQKSWNDKSTVNRSPWPFFVELTPVWMVIGLGFAIGYGLSRLNLFSDIAKEAGLIIALVLAILLVWYTNGVSATIRRKILVNRKLGSLFYMVASILIFKGILEDSQAVVAVSNDLLRWGIPLVIVAVALPMLVGLVSGITIAFVGTTFPILISLIQASSANTAVLPYLILGLVCGFVGVLFSPLHVCLLLSNEYFDTSLDQAYHRLIVPCLVMVIAALIYFRILG
- a CDS encoding vitamin B12-dependent ribonucleotide reductase, encoding MTQKPKILVVDDGNVDLSTHVWDDQVFCKSLIGANAVNKSQAEEIARFIRSTIDRMDLRHITSPMVDEMIKAKLAEYGLNAGGAIRLTRDMFVRNGIDLSPNAKTVLERRYLKKDTDGRIQETPARMFHRVARHIAEAEKNYDENADIRQVTETFYNLMTEFRFLPNSPTLMNAGRRLGQLAACFVLPVEDSMEGIFSALKNAAIIHKSGGGTGFSFSRLRPKNSMVGTTGGIASGPISFMKIFNTATEQVKQGGTRRGANMAILRVDHPDIMEFIHCKATNTELNNFNISVGITEAFMEAVQADAEYDLIDPRGRQSVARLNAREVYADLVKQAWKNGDPGIVFLDRINRDNPTPELGEIESTNPCGEQPLLPMEACNLGSINLAKFVTGSAEAARIDYESLKETVWTAVRFLDNTIDMSRYPLAEIDSVVKGNRKIGLGIMGFADLLFQLQVPYNSERALEVAEEVMGFIQAESHNASLELAQQRGVFPNWEKSCFGGDSQKVYRNATTTTIAPTGTLSIISNCSSGIEPLFALSFVRTVMDNDKLMEVNPYFEAVARQQGFYSEALMEAIAGAGTIAHMEEVPEDVKNVFVTAHDISPEWHLRMQAAFQKHTDNAVSKTVNLARDASVEDVRKIYDLAWQLGCKGVTIYRDGSKENQVLSFSSAKKEEDAFMTAVRKRPDTLDGFTTRVKTGLGQLYVTVTEYQGKPFEVFATIGKSGRSTTAKTEAIGRLVSLAFRSGVTVDKVVEQLKGIGGEHPVFQKGGLVLSIPDAIARVLEKRYLKDERAKRKGGCLIGEVCPECGQTVSFEEGCMTCHFCGFTKCG